Proteins encoded in a region of the Streptomyces akebiae genome:
- a CDS encoding glucose 1-dehydrogenase: MNPTYDFTGQVAFVTGAGSGMGLAAARAFAEAGAAVALTDIDEAALNAAVKELTAAGHQALALTCDVSDEDQVASAVDRTVETFGRLDMAYNNAGIQIPPSDAAEEAAERFDRVNAINLRGVWACMKHELRHMRAQGSGAIVNCSSLGGLVGLPGRASYHASKHGVIGLTTSAALEYAPRGIRINAVCPGTINTPMVSDMITKGELDRAEAEANQPINRLGTAEEIAQAVLWLCSPGAGFVVGVALPVDGGYVAR; encoded by the coding sequence ATGAACCCCACCTACGACTTCACCGGCCAGGTCGCGTTCGTCACCGGCGCAGGCTCCGGCATGGGTCTGGCAGCCGCCCGGGCCTTCGCCGAGGCCGGTGCCGCCGTCGCACTCACGGACATCGACGAAGCGGCCCTGAACGCAGCCGTCAAGGAACTCACCGCCGCCGGCCACCAAGCCCTCGCCCTCACCTGCGACGTCAGCGACGAGGACCAGGTCGCCTCCGCCGTCGACCGCACCGTCGAGACCTTCGGCCGCCTCGACATGGCCTACAACAACGCCGGCATCCAGATCCCGCCCAGCGACGCCGCCGAGGAAGCCGCCGAACGCTTCGACCGCGTCAACGCCATCAACCTCCGCGGCGTATGGGCCTGCATGAAGCACGAACTGCGGCACATGCGCGCCCAGGGCAGCGGCGCCATCGTCAACTGCTCCTCGCTCGGCGGCCTGGTCGGCCTACCCGGACGCGCCTCCTACCACGCCTCCAAGCACGGCGTGATCGGCCTGACCACCAGCGCGGCCTTGGAGTACGCCCCGCGCGGCATCCGCATCAACGCCGTCTGCCCCGGCACCATCAACACGCCCATGGTCAGCGACATGATCACCAAGGGAGAACTCGACCGCGCCGAAGCCGAGGCCAACCAGCCCATCAACCGCCTCGGTACCGCCGAGGAGATCGCCCAGGCCGTCCTGTGGCTGTGCAGCCCCGGAGCGGGCTTCGTCGTCGGCGTCGCCCTGCCCGTCGACGGCGGCTACGTCGCTCGCTGA
- a CDS encoding alpha-galactosidase, giving the protein MTTPTAVERLIHLQAAGVSLVLDLRGTGLPTVLHWGADLGNLTQDELSQLADAATMPNMPGFDDVVPRVALLPEHGTGWPGQPGLTGHRQGADWSPLFTLDSVEADGLSVRIRAADRTAQLGLVLEAGLTPAGLVRMRAAVRNDDTVRPYTLDGLMLALPVPDSATELLDLTGRWCRERSPQRHPFNAGTWLRETRSGRTGPDAALVLTAGTPGFGFGHGEVWGLHIAWSGNHRILAERLPAGRPALAAGELLLPGEVVLGPGEEYTGPWLYGSHSAKGLDGLSARFHDHLRARPGHPHRPRPVVLNTWEAVYFDHNLDKLTHLADLGAQVGVERFVLDDGWFRHRRDDRAGLGDWYVDETVWPNGLGPLIDHVRALGMEFGLWVEPEMVNPDSDLARAHPEWILATGGRTPADRRFQQVLDLTHPEAYAYILERLDALLTEYDIAYLKWDHNRELVDAGHSPGGEPAVHAQTLALYALLDELRARHPGLEIESCSSGGGRVDLAVLEHTDRIWASDCNDALERQSINRWTGLLLPPELVGSHIGTARSHTTGRTHDLAFRAGTALFGHLGIEWDLTRASESERAELTRWVSLHKQLRDLLHTGRVVRIDHADPALWAHGVISNDRTEAVFALASVATPVAAHSGTLRLPGLDPNTTYRVRPLPPADHAPGMERGTPAWCTKDGITLSGNVLEHVGIQIPTLHPEQLILLHLTSR; this is encoded by the coding sequence GTGACGACCCCTACCGCAGTCGAAAGACTCATCCATCTCCAGGCAGCAGGCGTGAGCCTGGTGCTCGACCTGAGAGGCACCGGCCTGCCCACCGTGCTCCACTGGGGCGCCGATCTCGGCAACCTCACCCAGGACGAGCTCTCGCAACTGGCCGATGCCGCCACCATGCCGAACATGCCAGGGTTCGACGATGTCGTACCGCGGGTCGCGCTGCTGCCCGAGCACGGCACCGGATGGCCCGGACAGCCCGGCCTCACCGGGCACCGCCAGGGCGCCGACTGGTCACCCCTGTTCACCCTCGACTCGGTGGAGGCCGACGGCCTCTCGGTACGGATCCGGGCCGCCGACCGCACCGCCCAGCTCGGTCTCGTCCTGGAAGCCGGGCTCACCCCTGCCGGGCTGGTGCGAATGCGGGCCGCCGTACGCAACGACGACACGGTACGGCCGTACACGCTCGACGGATTGATGCTCGCGCTGCCGGTGCCCGACTCCGCCACCGAACTGCTCGACCTCACTGGCCGCTGGTGCCGCGAACGCTCCCCGCAGCGCCACCCGTTCAACGCGGGCACCTGGCTGCGCGAGACCCGCAGCGGGCGCACCGGCCCCGACGCCGCCCTGGTCCTGACGGCCGGCACGCCGGGCTTCGGCTTCGGCCACGGTGAGGTGTGGGGCCTGCACATCGCCTGGAGCGGCAACCACCGGATCCTGGCCGAGCGGCTGCCCGCCGGCCGCCCGGCCCTCGCCGCCGGTGAGCTGCTGCTTCCGGGCGAGGTGGTTCTCGGCCCCGGCGAGGAGTACACCGGGCCGTGGCTCTACGGCTCCCACAGCGCAAAGGGCCTGGACGGACTGTCCGCGCGCTTCCACGACCACCTGCGCGCCCGGCCCGGCCACCCGCACCGGCCCCGACCGGTGGTGCTCAACACCTGGGAAGCCGTCTACTTCGACCATAATCTCGACAAGCTCACCCACCTCGCCGACCTCGGCGCGCAGGTCGGCGTGGAACGCTTCGTCCTGGACGACGGCTGGTTCCGCCACCGCCGCGACGACCGGGCCGGGCTCGGCGACTGGTACGTCGACGAGACCGTCTGGCCCAATGGCCTGGGCCCGCTCATCGACCATGTCCGCGCGCTCGGGATGGAGTTCGGCCTGTGGGTCGAACCGGAGATGGTCAACCCCGACTCCGACCTGGCCCGCGCCCACCCCGAATGGATCCTGGCCACCGGCGGCCGTACCCCCGCCGACCGCCGCTTCCAGCAGGTCCTGGACCTCACCCACCCCGAGGCGTACGCGTACATCCTTGAGCGGCTCGACGCCCTGCTCACCGAGTACGACATCGCCTACCTCAAGTGGGACCACAACCGCGAACTCGTCGACGCCGGCCACTCACCGGGCGGTGAACCCGCCGTCCACGCCCAGACCCTCGCCCTCTACGCCCTGCTCGACGAACTGCGCGCACGCCACCCGGGCCTGGAGATCGAATCCTGCTCCAGCGGCGGCGGACGCGTCGACCTCGCCGTCCTCGAACACACCGACCGCATCTGGGCCAGCGACTGCAACGACGCCCTGGAACGCCAGTCGATCAACCGCTGGACCGGTCTGCTCCTGCCGCCCGAACTCGTCGGCTCCCACATCGGCACCGCCCGCTCCCACACCACCGGCCGCACCCACGACCTCGCCTTCCGGGCCGGCACCGCGCTCTTCGGCCACCTCGGCATCGAATGGGACCTCACCCGCGCCAGCGAGAGCGAACGCGCCGAACTCACCCGCTGGGTCTCCCTCCACAAGCAGCTCCGCGACCTGCTGCACACCGGCCGCGTCGTCCGTATCGACCATGCCGACCCGGCCCTGTGGGCCCACGGCGTCATCTCGAACGACCGGACCGAAGCCGTCTTCGCCCTCGCCTCCGTGGCCACCCCCGTCGCCGCCCACTCCGGCACGCTACGGCTGCCCGGCCTCGACCCGAACACCACCTACCGCGTGCGCCCGCTGCCCCCGGCCGACCACGCCCCCGGCATGGAACGCGGAACCCCCGCCTGGTGCACCAAGGACGGCATCACCCTGTCCGGCAACGTCCTCGAACACGTCGGCATCCAGATCCCCACCCTCCACCCCGAACAGCTCATCCTGCTCCACCTCACAAGCCGCTGA
- a CDS encoding alpha/beta hydrolase translates to MSLSDGYIFDLDKNVTRTSVTYKNRYGITIAADLYRPKDFDESQKHPAIVIGPPYGGVKEQGPGVYAQELAKRGFVALGFDPSYNGESSGEPRHIASPEIFAEDFSAGVDFLGTLPYVGRDRIGAIGICGSGGFALNAAQVDQRIKAVATAAMYDISGLTRGGWQDTMSDEERQTGLNKLAEQRWTDVDAGEPALTPTFPTEIPDGLDPVTSEFFEFYVTDRGRHPRSIGGFTITSGMSHINYGALRHLPDIAPRPILLITGEHAHSRYFSDTVHEQATGPKKLVVVPGARHIDLYDRTDLIPFEELEEFFTKNLA, encoded by the coding sequence ATGTCACTGTCGGACGGCTATATCTTCGATCTCGACAAGAACGTCACGCGCACGTCGGTGACGTACAAGAACAGGTACGGGATCACCATCGCGGCCGACCTCTATCGGCCGAAGGACTTCGACGAGTCGCAGAAGCACCCGGCGATCGTCATCGGCCCACCGTACGGTGGCGTCAAGGAGCAGGGGCCCGGGGTGTACGCCCAGGAACTGGCCAAGCGCGGATTCGTCGCCCTCGGGTTCGACCCGTCCTACAACGGCGAGAGCAGCGGTGAGCCCCGGCACATCGCCTCGCCGGAGATCTTCGCCGAGGACTTCAGCGCCGGCGTGGACTTCCTCGGCACCCTGCCCTACGTGGGCCGCGACAGGATCGGCGCGATCGGCATCTGCGGCAGTGGAGGGTTCGCGCTGAACGCCGCCCAGGTCGACCAGCGGATCAAGGCCGTGGCGACGGCAGCCATGTACGACATCAGCGGCCTCACGCGCGGGGGGTGGCAGGACACCATGAGCGACGAGGAACGCCAGACAGGGCTGAACAAGCTCGCGGAGCAGCGCTGGACGGACGTCGACGCGGGTGAGCCAGCGCTCACGCCGACCTTCCCCACCGAGATCCCGGACGGCCTGGACCCGGTCACCAGCGAGTTCTTCGAGTTCTACGTCACCGATCGTGGTCGGCATCCTCGCTCGATCGGCGGGTTCACCATCACGAGTGGAATGTCCCACATCAACTACGGCGCGCTGCGCCACCTTCCGGACATCGCCCCGCGACCGATCCTCCTCATCACCGGTGAGCACGCTCATTCCCGCTACTTCAGCGACACCGTCCACGAGCAGGCGACCGGTCCCAAGAAGCTGGTGGTGGTTCCCGGGGCGCGACACATCGACCTCTACGACCGAACCGACCTGATTCCCTTCGAGGAGCTGGAAGAGTTCTTCACCAAGAATCTCGCCTGA